One segment of Ancylothrix sp. D3o DNA contains the following:
- a CDS encoding DUF4255 domain-containing protein → MSNYLAIATVTAALQKILLAAVQTDVDGAKVTTLRPQSINSATPETGVNLYLYQTSLNQVWKNSADVRARNRKGETAKRSLTALDLHYMLSFYGNEGELEPQRLLGSVIRTLSDRQHLTKDMIQETIFDANFHYLANSNLGEQIEEISFSLQDLSLEDLSKVWSVFFQTPYALSVAYKATAVIVEGEEPAKKALPVRSRAWSVGPFSAQPTVSQVVCAAGALEPLVANSILLVRGYNLKNEQTLVRVGQVEVIPQEVSEKEIVLPLSLVPINSLRAGVQSLQVIHRLQTNTRGDFRFLDVASKDIDQLAPTQNVESNAAAFVLRPTVIKASVSNLQGREEEVRSAEIKLRVDVSIGKQQRVLLAMNQKSANNPAAYLFEAPQRRTDTSLIVVPVQNVKPGEYLLRLQVDGAESQLTIDTDPNSRTFNQYNSPKVVIR, encoded by the coding sequence ATGAGTAATTATCTCGCAATTGCCACAGTCACCGCCGCCCTGCAAAAAATCTTATTAGCAGCCGTGCAGACAGATGTGGACGGAGCGAAAGTGACAACACTACGCCCTCAAAGTATAAACAGCGCTACGCCAGAAACGGGAGTTAATCTCTACCTTTACCAAACCAGCCTTAATCAGGTGTGGAAAAATAGCGCTGATGTGCGTGCTCGTAACCGCAAAGGAGAAACTGCTAAGCGCTCACTTACTGCCCTAGATTTGCACTATATGCTGAGTTTTTATGGCAATGAGGGGGAATTGGAACCGCAGCGGCTTTTAGGTTCTGTGATTCGTACCTTAAGCGACCGGCAACACCTGACAAAAGATATGATTCAAGAAACAATTTTTGATGCTAATTTTCATTATTTAGCAAATTCTAATTTGGGCGAACAAATAGAAGAAATTAGCTTTTCTTTGCAGGATTTATCGTTAGAAGATTTATCAAAAGTTTGGTCGGTTTTTTTTCAAACTCCCTACGCCCTTTCGGTGGCTTACAAAGCAACAGCGGTGATTGTTGAAGGGGAGGAACCTGCTAAAAAAGCGCTGCCGGTTCGCAGTCGTGCTTGGAGCGTTGGGCCTTTTTCTGCTCAGCCAACCGTCAGTCAAGTTGTTTGCGCGGCTGGCGCATTAGAGCCGTTGGTGGCAAACAGCATTTTGCTGGTGAGGGGGTATAATTTAAAAAATGAGCAGACGTTGGTGCGGGTGGGTCAAGTTGAAGTTATCCCCCAAGAAGTGAGCGAAAAAGAAATTGTTTTGCCGCTGTCTTTGGTACCGATTAATTCTTTGCGTGCCGGTGTCCAAAGTTTGCAAGTGATTCACCGCCTGCAAACCAACACTAGGGGAGACTTTCGGTTTCTCGATGTGGCAAGCAAAGATATCGATCAACTGGCCCCTACTCAAAACGTAGAATCAAATGCTGCTGCTTTTGTTTTGCGCCCAACTGTCATCAAAGCCAGCGTTTCTAACTTGCAGGGGAGGGAAGAAGAGGTCAGATCGGCTGAGATAAAATTGCGTGTCGATGTTAGCATTGGTAAGCAACAAAGGGTCTTGTTAGCGATGAATCAAAAATCGGCAAATAACCCCGCTGCTTACTTGTTTGAAGCCCCACAGCGCCGCACTGATACTAGCCTTATTGTCGTGCCGGTGCAAAATGTCAAACCAGGAGAATATTTACTGAGGTTGCAAGTAGATGGGGCCGAAAGCCAGCTAACAATAGATACTGACCCAAACAGCAGGACTTTCAATCAGTATAACAGCCCGAAAGTCGTAATTCGCTGA
- a CDS encoding response regulator transcription factor, which yields MLASQSLSILLVDDEPFFRKGLQTLLSFYNQSSSAHYNIVGEAASIQQALSLTIQQQPALILLDLELAPDNGLTLLLWLKEKCYQGKVIVLSSHQEDEWVFKAMQAGAKGYVFKDRLATQLPEAIATVMKDQIYLAPEAATGFFRLFQFYTGKSTSAAAAIHLTTREREVLEWLVRGASNEDIATHLYITVATVKAHLTEIFLKLEVKNRTQAIVKSLKLGLVSNDNLWKNQ from the coding sequence ATGCTTGCCAGTCAATCACTTTCAATTTTGCTTGTTGATGACGAGCCTTTTTTTCGGAAGGGGTTGCAAACCCTGCTTAGTTTCTACAATCAAAGCTCTTCAGCACACTACAATATTGTGGGAGAAGCTGCTTCTATCCAGCAAGCTTTAAGCTTAACAATACAACAACAACCGGCCCTAATTTTGCTTGATTTAGAATTAGCACCTGATAATGGCCTAACGCTGCTGCTTTGGTTAAAAGAAAAGTGTTATCAAGGAAAAGTTATTGTTTTATCAAGCCATCAAGAGGATGAATGGGTATTCAAAGCCATGCAGGCCGGTGCGAAGGGCTATGTTTTTAAAGACCGGCTCGCAACTCAACTACCCGAAGCTATTGCAACTGTAATGAAAGACCAAATTTACTTAGCTCCAGAAGCCGCCACTGGTTTTTTTAGGTTGTTTCAATTTTATACTGGAAAATCAACATCGGCAGCAGCAGCCATTCATTTAACGACCCGCGAACGAGAAGTTTTAGAGTGGTTAGTAAGAGGAGCTTCTAATGAAGACATTGCTACGCACCTTTACATTACCGTCGCCACAGTCAAAGCTCACTTAACAGAAATTTTCCTAAAATTAGAAGTCAAAAACCGAACTCAAGCCATTGTCAAGTCTTTAAAATTGGGTTTAGTCTCTAATGATAACCTCTGGAAAAATCAATAA
- a CDS encoding sensor histidine kinase KdpD — translation MQKVRLHSTDYKSPTYSPPEVEFQAFKSVCHRQTQHLLDHLPLCAVWLVCRHPDNQQPFRYEAQQHKLFDTNSASLFYYLKSEKWLQAQFPPFKLIQLVMPAEFNNSGLQENENTTSRNQQESTIFVYVYFFNNSPAKEYLLLYSRSALSQQQQHSVEQQAELLNDYLIIYRKASQQQQQIELLKQAAGSSKHQLRNPLALIALYAENLCLGLPEGVFKEQASVIRQTVGELSENLNNLYKIQPPELRLKQNDLLVSFRDALQLLQPILQEKQLLVTYPETSVTLFADSWQIKQVFENLLSNAIYFSPLGTTIECRWRVFKNEVLVEISDGGPGLSPQDLKELFVPFYTRRPGGTGLGLSIAKKIIQDHKGSIWAENINEGGAQFSFTLPRPSV, via the coding sequence ATGCAAAAGGTGCGTCTACACTCGACCGATTACAAATCTCCAACCTATTCGCCGCCCGAAGTAGAATTTCAAGCTTTTAAATCCGTCTGCCATAGACAAACTCAGCACTTGCTAGATCATTTACCGCTTTGTGCTGTTTGGCTCGTCTGCCGGCATCCAGACAACCAGCAACCGTTTCGGTATGAGGCTCAGCAACACAAGCTTTTTGATACTAATTCAGCCAGTCTATTTTATTATTTGAAGTCCGAGAAGTGGTTACAAGCACAATTCCCACCTTTTAAGCTAATTCAACTGGTGATGCCTGCCGAGTTTAATAATAGCGGCTTACAGGAAAACGAGAACACAACTTCTCGCAATCAACAAGAATCTACCATCTTTGTTTATGTTTACTTTTTTAACAATTCCCCAGCAAAGGAATATTTGCTGTTGTATTCACGCTCAGCCCTTTCTCAACAGCAGCAGCACAGCGTTGAACAACAAGCAGAACTTCTCAACGATTACCTGATAATTTATCGCAAAGCTTCCCAACAGCAGCAACAAATAGAACTGCTTAAACAAGCAGCAGGATCTTCAAAACACCAACTGCGAAATCCTCTAGCCTTAATTGCCCTTTATGCCGAAAATCTTTGCTTAGGATTGCCGGAAGGAGTTTTTAAAGAGCAGGCATCAGTAATCCGTCAAACTGTTGGCGAACTAAGCGAAAATTTGAATAATTTATACAAAATACAACCCCCAGAATTACGATTAAAACAAAATGATTTACTGGTTAGTTTCAGAGATGCTCTGCAATTGTTGCAACCGATTTTGCAAGAAAAACAACTGCTCGTTACCTACCCCGAAACTTCTGTTACTCTTTTTGCCGATAGTTGGCAAATCAAGCAAGTGTTTGAAAATTTGTTGAGCAACGCCATTTATTTTAGCCCGCTTGGCACAACAATTGAATGCCGGTGGCGTGTCTTTAAAAATGAAGTTTTGGTAGAGATTTCCGACGGCGGGCCCGGACTTTCACCACAAGACTTAAAAGAATTATTCGTACCATTTTACACCCGCCGGCCTGGAGGCACTGGTTTAGGTCTAAGTATAGCTAAAAAAATTATTCAAGACCATAAAGGAAGTATTTGGGCAGAAAATATTAACGAAGGTGGCGCTCAATTTTCCTTTACCCTACCCCGCCCTTCGGTTTGA